One Actinomadura viridis genomic region harbors:
- a CDS encoding YajQ family cyclic di-GMP-binding protein — protein MADSSFDIVSKLDRQEVDNALRQAAKEVANRFDFRNVDAGIKWSGEVVEIQGNTEERALAVLDVFKEKLIKRGISLKAIDPGDAKASGKVYKLVVALKEGISQEDAKKIGKIIREEGPKGVKAQIQGEELRVTSKKKDDLQEIISLLKGKDLDVALQFTNYR, from the coding sequence ATGGCCGATTCATCTTTCGACATCGTTTCCAAGCTCGATCGGCAGGAGGTCGACAACGCGCTGCGCCAAGCGGCCAAGGAGGTCGCCAACCGGTTCGACTTCCGGAACGTGGACGCGGGGATCAAGTGGTCCGGGGAGGTCGTCGAGATCCAGGGCAACACGGAGGAGCGGGCCCTGGCCGTGCTGGACGTGTTCAAGGAGAAGCTCATCAAGCGGGGCATCTCGCTGAAGGCGATCGACCCGGGGGACGCGAAGGCGTCCGGCAAGGTCTACAAGTTGGTGGTGGCGCTCAAGGAGGGCATCTCCCAGGAGGACGCCAAGAAGATCGGCAAGATCATCCGGGAGGAGGGGCCGAAGGGGGTCAAGGCTCAGATCCAGGGTGAGGAGCTGCGGGTCACCTCCAAGAAGAAGGACGACCTCCAGGAGATCATCTCCCTGCTGAAGGGCAAGGACCTCGACGTGGCCCTGCAGTTCACGAACTACAGGTGA
- a CDS encoding RNA-binding S4 domain-containing protein, producing the protein MTEGSVRVDVWIWSVRLVKTRSAATAACRGGHVRVNDERVKPAAPVRPGDEVRVRLDGRERIVVVQRVIRKRVGAPVAQECLIDKSPPPPPREALIPIARRDRGAGRPTKRDRRELERLRALPHDPPGR; encoded by the coding sequence ATGACAGAGGGTTCGGTGCGGGTCGACGTCTGGATCTGGTCCGTACGCCTGGTGAAGACCCGTTCGGCGGCCACCGCCGCCTGCCGCGGGGGCCACGTCCGCGTCAACGACGAACGCGTCAAGCCGGCCGCCCCCGTACGGCCCGGCGACGAGGTGCGCGTCCGCCTGGACGGCCGGGAACGGATCGTCGTCGTCCAGCGCGTCATCCGCAAGCGCGTCGGAGCCCCCGTCGCCCAGGAATGCCTCATCGACAAGAGCCCGCCCCCGCCGCCGCGCGAGGCCCTGATCCCCATCGCCCGCCGGGACCGCGGCGCGGGACGTCCCACCAAACGCGACCGGCGCGAGCTGGAACGCCTCCGCGCCCTCCCTCACGATCCTCCGGGACGCTGA
- the map gene encoding type I methionyl aminopeptidase, with protein MSDRTHRKWEIMREAGRVVARTLENVRRAAEPGVSLAELDAVAARSIKEMHARPSFLHYHPEWAPTPYPATVCLSVNEVIVHGVPDGRVLREGDLLSVDCGAEVGGYHGDAAVTFAVGTADAAGVALMDVTRLALERAIEAARPGARMGDVGYAVERTAREAGYGILEGCGGHGIGTALHEDPDVPNVGRPGHGLVLREGLTIAIEPMFHEGGGDEAQVLRDGWSIATLDGGRAAHFEHTVAITADGPVVLTLP; from the coding sequence ATGTCCGACCGAACCCACCGCAAGTGGGAGATCATGCGCGAGGCGGGCCGGGTGGTGGCCCGGACGCTGGAGAACGTCCGGCGGGCGGCGGAGCCCGGTGTGTCCCTGGCCGAGCTGGACGCCGTCGCGGCGCGCAGCATCAAGGAGATGCACGCGCGGCCGTCGTTCCTGCACTACCACCCGGAGTGGGCGCCGACGCCGTACCCGGCGACGGTGTGCCTGTCGGTGAACGAGGTGATCGTCCACGGGGTCCCGGACGGCCGGGTGCTGCGCGAGGGCGACCTGCTGTCGGTCGACTGCGGCGCCGAGGTCGGCGGGTACCACGGGGACGCGGCGGTGACATTCGCGGTCGGCACGGCCGACGCGGCGGGGGTCGCGCTCATGGACGTCACCCGGCTGGCGCTGGAGCGGGCGATCGAGGCGGCGCGGCCGGGCGCGCGCATGGGCGACGTCGGGTACGCGGTGGAGCGGACCGCGCGGGAGGCCGGTTACGGGATCCTGGAGGGCTGCGGCGGGCACGGCATCGGGACGGCGCTGCACGAGGACCCCGACGTGCCGAACGTGGGGCGGCCCGGGCACGGGCTCGTGCTGCGGGAGGGCCTGACGATCGCCATCGAGCCCATGTTCCACGAGGGTGGGGGCGACGAGGCGCAGGTCCTCCGCGACGGCTGGTCCATCGCCACGCTGGACGGCGGCCGCGCCGCCCACTTCGAGCACACCGTCGCGATCACGGCCGACGGGCCGGTCGTCCTGACGCTTCCGTGA
- a CDS encoding helix-turn-helix domain-containing protein, with protein MVRTPLTEDQRDRGKALGQVLRAARGPRSAAEVAAAAGISLDTLRKIERGAIAAPAFFTVAALARVLDLDLAALAHDLRRFEAA; from the coding sequence ATGGTTCGGACACCGCTGACAGAAGACCAGCGCGACCGGGGCAAGGCCCTCGGCCAGGTGCTGCGCGCCGCCCGCGGCCCCCGCTCCGCCGCCGAGGTCGCCGCCGCCGCCGGCATCTCCCTCGACACCCTCCGCAAGATCGAACGCGGCGCCATCGCCGCCCCGGCCTTCTTCACCGTCGCCGCCCTCGCGCGGGTCCTCGACCTCGACCTGGCCGCGCTCGCCCACGACCTGCGCCGCTTCGAGGCGGCCTGA
- the htpX gene encoding zinc metalloprotease HtpX — translation MRFNGVRTAALIATLSALMLAAGWTFGGGAGLAIALVIALGTNGVAYFFSDRIALRSMRAHPVGEVEAPMLYRLVRELSTSARQPMPRLYVSETMQPNAFATGRNPRNAAVCCTRGILKLLDERELRAVLGHELSHVYNRDILVASVAAAIATVITYLSHLAIFLPLGRDDDQDGPGLLGALMMLVLGPVAAAVVQMAISRTREFQADASGALLTGDPLALASALRKIDAGTRALPLPQDPDLATTSSLMICNPFRGAGIGRLFSTHPPTAERIARLERMAGPRP, via the coding sequence GTGCGGTTCAACGGCGTCAGGACGGCGGCGCTCATCGCCACGCTGTCGGCATTGATGCTCGCCGCGGGGTGGACCTTCGGCGGCGGTGCCGGACTGGCGATCGCGCTGGTCATCGCGCTGGGCACCAACGGCGTCGCGTACTTCTTCAGCGACCGGATCGCACTGCGCTCGATGCGCGCCCACCCGGTCGGCGAGGTCGAGGCCCCGATGCTCTACCGGCTGGTCCGCGAGCTGTCCACCTCCGCGCGCCAGCCGATGCCCCGCCTGTACGTGTCGGAGACGATGCAGCCCAACGCGTTCGCCACCGGCCGCAACCCGCGCAACGCCGCGGTCTGCTGCACCCGCGGCATCCTGAAGCTCCTGGACGAGCGGGAGCTGCGCGCGGTGCTCGGCCACGAGCTGTCGCACGTCTACAACCGCGACATCCTGGTCGCCTCCGTCGCCGCCGCGATCGCCACGGTCATCACCTACCTCTCCCACTTGGCGATCTTCCTGCCGCTGGGCCGCGACGACGACCAGGACGGCCCCGGCCTGCTGGGCGCCCTGATGATGCTGGTGCTGGGCCCGGTGGCGGCGGCGGTGGTGCAGATGGCCATCAGCCGTACCCGCGAGTTCCAGGCGGACGCGTCCGGCGCCCTGCTCACCGGCGACCCGCTCGCGCTGGCCTCCGCCCTGCGCAAGATCGACGCCGGTACGCGGGCGCTGCCGCTGCCCCAGGACCCCGATCTGGCCACCACCAGCTCGCTGATGATCTGCAACCCGTTCCGGGGCGCCGGGATCGGCCGGCTGTTCTCCACCCACCCGCCCACCGCCGAGCGGATCGCCCGGCTGGAGCGGATGGCCGGCCCCCGGCCCTGA